In one Candidatus Polarisedimenticolaceae bacterium genomic region, the following are encoded:
- a CDS encoding DNA-formamidopyrimidine glycosylase family protein, whose amino-acid sequence MPELPDVDVYVAALAARVDGATLERIRLKSPFLLRSVTPPIREAEGQRVHGVRRLGKRVVIVLDDNLFLAIHLMIAGRLHWKDKGAALAGKVALAAFDFSAGTLTLTEAGSKKRASLHLVRGEQALQDLARGGIEPLDATPAQFRAALTRENRTLKRALTDPSIFSGIGNAYSDEILHAARLSPAQLTRNLDDAEIARLQIAVRDTLIGWRDRLTAEAAGKFPEKVTAFRPGMAVHGRFRQPCPACGSPVQRIVYAENEANYCARCQTGGRLLADRAMSRLLGKDWPKTLDELERG is encoded by the coding sequence ATGCCCGAGCTGCCGGACGTCGACGTCTACGTCGCCGCTCTGGCCGCGCGCGTCGACGGCGCCACGCTCGAGCGCATCAGGCTCAAGAGCCCGTTCCTGCTCCGCTCGGTCACGCCGCCGATACGAGAAGCGGAAGGTCAGCGCGTCCACGGCGTCCGGCGCCTCGGCAAGCGCGTCGTCATCGTCTTGGACGACAACCTCTTCCTCGCCATCCACCTGATGATCGCCGGCCGTCTTCACTGGAAGGACAAGGGCGCCGCCCTGGCCGGCAAGGTCGCGCTCGCCGCCTTCGACTTCTCGGCGGGCACGCTCACGCTCACCGAAGCGGGCTCGAAGAAGCGCGCCTCGCTCCACCTGGTGCGGGGCGAGCAAGCGCTCCAAGACCTCGCGCGCGGCGGCATCGAGCCGCTCGACGCCACACCCGCGCAGTTCCGCGCCGCGTTGACGCGCGAGAACCGGACATTGAAGCGCGCGCTCACCGACCCCTCGATCTTCAGCGGCATCGGCAACGCTTACTCCGACGAGATCCTCCACGCCGCGCGCCTCTCCCCCGCCCAGCTCACGCGCAACCTCGACGACGCCGAGATCGCACGCCTCCAGATCGCGGTGCGCGACACACTCATCGGTTGGCGCGATCGCCTGACCGCCGAAGCCGCCGGAAAGTTCCCCGAGAAAGTCACCGCGTTTCGGCCCGGCATGGCCGTCCACGGCCGCTTCCGGCAGCCGTGCCCCGCATGCGGCTCACCCGTCCAGCGTATCGTCTACGCCGAGAACGAGGCGAACTATTGTGCGCGGTGTCAAACCGGTGGACGCCTTCTCGCCGATCGGGCGATGTCGCGTCTCCTCGGAAAGGACTGGCCGAAGACGCTCGACGAACTGGAGCGCGGATGA
- a CDS encoding PQQ-binding-like beta-propeller repeat protein codes for MPRAVPSIQAAQRGIRWNSATRSSSAFEVLALDPATGSVAWRTFLKGGSFVNVTFDGQRVVAATKGEVFALDPATGHILWNNRLEGMGLGFVTIAGAGQVPAMAQIQKNRDDAGGAAAGMAAAAGS; via the coding sequence ATGCCCCGCGCCGTACCCTCGATCCAGGCAGCACAAAGGGGGATCCGATGGAACAGCGCAACGCGATCTTCGTCGGCATTCGAGGTTCTGGCGCTCGACCCAGCGACGGGTTCTGTAGCGTGGCGAACGTTTCTCAAGGGCGGCTCGTTCGTCAACGTCACGTTCGACGGGCAGAGAGTCGTGGCCGCGACGAAGGGCGAGGTCTTCGCCCTCGATCCCGCGACGGGTCACATCCTCTGGAACAACCGGCTCGAGGGAATGGGATTAGGGTTCGTCACGATTGCCGGGGCGGGGCAAGTGCCAGCGATGGCGCAGATTCAGAAGAACAGAGACGACGCCGGGGGCGCGGCGGCAGGAATGGCTGCGGCGGCCGGGAGCTAG
- a CDS encoding DUF6176 family protein, producing MLRVSIRRIKPGKEARLRAWLAELNARAEEVRVTFEAETVRAEQAYIIPTREGPLLVYAVEAESIDRAKEAFRDSQHAIDQQHCSVMDECLGESLGLHPAYDVAVNHRDRG from the coding sequence ATGCTGCGAGTCAGCATTCGTCGCATCAAGCCTGGAAAGGAAGCGCGCCTTCGCGCATGGCTTGCGGAGCTCAACGCGAGAGCCGAAGAGGTTCGGGTGACTTTTGAGGCGGAGACGGTTCGGGCGGAGCAGGCCTACATCATTCCCACCAGGGAAGGGCCACTTCTTGTGTACGCCGTTGAGGCGGAGAGCATCGATCGCGCCAAGGAAGCCTTCCGTGACTCACAACACGCTATCGATCAGCAGCACTGTTCCGTGATGGACGAGTGTTTGGGTGAATCCCTCGGACTTCACCCCGCCTACGATGTCGCTGTGAACCACCGAGACCGCGGCTAG
- a CDS encoding L-threonylcarbamoyladenylate synthase, which translates to MATILTPTADNVRRAADALRRGELIGLPTETVYGLAANAFDAAAVARIFAAKERPSFDPLIVHVVRPEGPLEREVLGGLEDIGVVSVKGLPQLARERADVLLRKFWPGPLTLVLPRGKKIPDLVTSGLDTVAIRMPSHPVAQALLKAAEIPLAAPSANRFGRISPTTAAHVVEELGERVGIVLDGGACTVGVESTVVAISPSGALTLLRPGGIAAEAIEAAAHVRLAQATAPAAGKPAPSPGMSEVHYAPRTPLFIAPGPDALPRGATNLGLIGVFADGKAVAKAAAEAEKRYALPVVTRALTQSGDLEEAARNLFTMLRELDAGDVSAILAYPPQGQEGLALAISDRLRRASH; encoded by the coding sequence GTGGCCACCATCCTCACACCGACCGCCGACAACGTGCGCCGCGCGGCCGACGCCCTGCGCCGCGGCGAGCTGATCGGCCTTCCGACCGAGACGGTTTACGGCCTCGCCGCCAATGCCTTCGACGCCGCCGCCGTTGCCCGCATCTTCGCCGCAAAGGAGCGCCCCAGCTTCGACCCGCTCATCGTCCACGTCGTCCGCCCCGAAGGCCCGCTCGAGCGAGAGGTCCTCGGTGGCCTCGAGGACATCGGCGTCGTCAGCGTGAAGGGGCTCCCCCAGCTGGCGAGAGAGCGCGCCGACGTCCTCTTGAGGAAGTTCTGGCCCGGCCCGCTCACCCTCGTCCTCCCGCGCGGCAAGAAGATCCCCGACCTCGTGACGAGCGGCCTCGACACCGTCGCCATCCGCATGCCCAGCCATCCCGTCGCGCAGGCGCTCCTCAAGGCTGCCGAGATCCCGCTCGCCGCACCGTCCGCGAACCGCTTCGGCCGCATCAGCCCCACGACCGCCGCGCATGTCGTCGAGGAGCTCGGCGAGCGCGTCGGCATCGTGCTCGACGGAGGCGCCTGCACCGTCGGCGTCGAATCGACCGTCGTCGCGATCAGCCCGAGCGGCGCGCTCACGCTCCTCCGTCCCGGTGGCATCGCCGCCGAGGCGATCGAAGCGGCCGCGCACGTCCGCCTTGCGCAAGCGACCGCCCCCGCTGCCGGCAAGCCCGCGCCCTCGCCCGGCATGAGCGAGGTGCACTACGCGCCTCGCACGCCGCTCTTCATCGCCCCGGGTCCCGACGCCCTGCCCCGCGGCGCCACGAACCTCGGTCTGATCGGCGTCTTCGCCGATGGCAAAGCCGTCGCGAAGGCGGCCGCCGAGGCCGAGAAGCGCTACGCGTTGCCGGTCGTCACGCGCGCATTGACCCAGTCCGGCGACCTCGAAGAAGCCGCCCGCAACCTCTTCACGATGCTGCGCGAGCTCGACGCGGGCGACGTCTCCGCGATCCTTGCCTACCCGCCGCAGGGCCAGGAGGGACTCGCCCTCGCGATCTCGGATCGGCTGAGGAGAGCGTCGCACTGA
- a CDS encoding metallophosphoesterase, giving the protein MRRRVLAPPVHAALDPPHPAAPTPRAHFDPKQGWFRKIERATSLFLSRHIWQLIPGMRIPYGVILSRYFTVSEAEVPVPGLPAAFDRLRVLFVSDIHAGPFLSRDLLWQVVDELAGLHADVVIHGGDIATSNVREVAAHVATLMRLRAPLGVYGVLGNHDHYTHDLDGLTGLLESCGVRMLDNTAVALERDGARIALAGIDDWNVGAPDLPGALAEAARVAPGAPVILASHNPDAFFDAAARGVSLVLSGHTHGGQVRIPGRPVFVRMSRYRLDEGRYYKDAAQLIVSRGVGVSGIPLRLWCSPEVLLVTLRK; this is encoded by the coding sequence ATGCGCCGCCGGGTCCTGGCACCGCCCGTCCACGCCGCCCTCGATCCGCCGCATCCGGCTGCGCCGACGCCGCGCGCTCACTTCGATCCGAAGCAGGGATGGTTCCGGAAGATCGAGCGCGCGACCAGCCTCTTCCTGAGCCGGCACATCTGGCAGCTCATCCCGGGGATGAGGATTCCGTACGGGGTGATCCTCTCCCGGTACTTCACCGTGTCGGAGGCGGAGGTGCCGGTCCCGGGGCTGCCGGCGGCGTTCGATCGCCTGCGCGTGCTGTTCGTCTCGGACATCCATGCAGGACCGTTCCTGTCCCGCGACCTGCTGTGGCAGGTGGTCGACGAGCTCGCGGGGCTCCACGCGGATGTCGTCATCCACGGCGGGGACATCGCGACCTCGAACGTACGCGAGGTCGCGGCGCACGTAGCGACGCTGATGCGGTTACGCGCGCCCCTCGGCGTCTACGGCGTGCTCGGGAACCACGACCACTACACGCACGATCTCGATGGCTTGACGGGGCTGCTCGAGTCGTGCGGCGTGCGGATGCTCGACAACACGGCGGTCGCGCTCGAGCGCGACGGGGCGCGCATCGCCTTGGCGGGAATCGACGACTGGAACGTTGGAGCGCCCGATCTTCCGGGGGCCTTGGCCGAAGCGGCGCGCGTCGCGCCCGGAGCGCCGGTGATCTTGGCGTCGCACAACCCCGACGCCTTCTTCGACGCCGCTGCGCGCGGCGTGTCGCTCGTGCTCTCTGGTCATACCCACGGCGGGCAGGTGCGGATCCCCGGGCGGCCGGTCTTCGTGAGGATGAGCCGCTACCGTCTCGACGAGGGGCGTTATTACAAGGATGCGGCGCAGCTCATCGTCAGCCGCGGCGTCGGCGTCTCGGGCATCCCGCTGCGCCTGTGGTGCTCGCCCGAGGTGCTGCTCGTGACTTTGAGGAAATGA
- a CDS encoding response regulator transcription factor, which translates to MSRARVAIVEDQRALREGLRALVGGTGDFEIAGAYGSMEEALPAIESKPVDLVLADIGLPGMSGIEGVRRLKAQHPSMQILMITVYADNEHVFEAICAGACGYLLKDTPPGKLLDALREVQGGGAPMSPEIARKVVEMFQRVAPPPSTAGHNLSPREVEVLKLLAEGHVYKTAAAKLDLSVDTIRFHIRNIYEKLHVHSKSEAVLAALRAGILS; encoded by the coding sequence ATGAGCCGGGCAAGGGTCGCGATCGTCGAGGACCAGCGCGCGCTGCGCGAAGGGCTGAGGGCGCTCGTCGGCGGCACCGGCGATTTCGAGATCGCGGGCGCGTACGGATCGATGGAAGAAGCTCTGCCGGCAATCGAATCGAAGCCGGTCGACCTCGTCCTCGCCGACATCGGCCTTCCCGGGATGTCCGGCATCGAAGGCGTGCGCCGATTGAAGGCACAGCACCCGTCGATGCAGATCCTCATGATCACGGTGTACGCCGACAACGAGCACGTCTTCGAAGCGATCTGCGCCGGCGCCTGCGGCTACCTCTTGAAGGACACGCCGCCCGGGAAGCTCCTCGACGCCCTACGCGAGGTCCAGGGCGGCGGCGCCCCGATGTCCCCGGAGATCGCGCGCAAGGTCGTCGAAATGTTCCAGCGCGTCGCCCCGCCCCCGTCAACCGCCGGCCACAACCTCTCGCCGCGCGAGGTCGAGGTCTTGAAGCTTCTCGCCGAGGGCCACGTCTACAAGACCGCCGCGGCGAAGCTCGACCTCTCGGTCGACACGATCCGCTTCCACATCCGCAACATCTACGAGAAGCTCCACGTCCACTCGAAGTCGGAAGCGGTGCTCGCCGCGTTGCGGGCGGGAATCCTCAGTTAG